The Quercus robur chromosome 3, dhQueRobu3.1, whole genome shotgun sequence DNA segment aaaaaaaaaatttcattcgtAATCTTTATagttattgtgattttttatttaacttttttttttaactacatAACGCACATTTGTTTTTCAACATGTTCATACTAGCCACACTTCTCCTTCTCGAGCTACAGTTTCAGCCATTCATACTTTCTCCTTTTTTAGCTCTCCTTCTCTGGTTGCTACatttgagaaatcaaatcaagGTTAGGCCTTTTCTATTTGCTAAATTTTTCTATTTGGATATAATATATTCAATCAAAACTCTATCTCCTAATTGTATCCTTTTATGAGGATATAACCAAGTGTGTTGTTTATAAATTaccgttgtttttttttctttcttttttatttatttttaatgttaagGTAGTCTTAAATTTGTGGTTGaaattagtttttctttcttcttcttctaatctGTGTGGGAGTATCTTCAGAGGGTGGATTTCCTTAAAAGCTAGCCTAGTTCTTAAAAACCAATTGATTAtactaaattacaaaaaaaaaaaaaaaaacaacgttCTAATTCCATGGGCAGTTATAATTTTTTCCTATTTGCAGAAATACTGAAAACCCCTAAAATTAATTTGGGGTTTAGGCtcttattgaaaatttgaaattggatttcCTTTAAGCTCATATTCCATGTTAATTACAATTTAGAGGTGCATGCTGATTAAAATGCAGTCACACATTTGTTTTATTTCTGTTACTAGAAATATatgtgattttaaatttaactatcccgtgcatcgcacgggttagcgactagtattaCATATAAGGATAGTCGAAACTCATGGCCCACTTTTTTTGATAGATCACTAACTGGAAATTTAGAAACATGAAAATCTCGTCTAGAGTTTTATAGTTCAATGGCTTAATCTTGTCTCCTTTATTAGGAGATCTAGGATTTAAAACAGCCCTCCTTTCATTATGATAATTATCaagttattaaaatataaataaataaataagagccTAGGAGAATCTCACCCCTCTTATCGTCTTAGTGTTCATTTTTCATTaacttatttgaattttttttcactaaaaaaaatttaaattttattgattgcTCTTGGTTAAATTATGAttgtatctaatttttttaaaataatttttaaaagctgtacataaaaaaaataaaaaaaaaataaatgaaaaaattgatgacAAATCAACTTTATTAGCAACACGCCACCTCATTAGACATTAAGGCATGATAAAATGCCTCCCTCAAGCATTGGCCCACTTTTGTTCTGCATAAAATTTTCCCAAACTCCAAAATGAAGAAAGGTGATGATAATGAGACTCATAATCATACCCGATATGGTTGATAATTTCTAAGTGCAAAgtaaattggattttttctttttttctttttaagtgtcatatggaaaattttattttattttatttttttgtggagGCTGTAGATCTGTGTTCAGAGTTTAGACTTGGGCTTATCAACTAATAATCAGAAGATTATTCCCTCCCATTTTATAAACATCTATTTATAGTTCAAAGGTCAAATTGATTTAAACGTGTCTTGTAGAATCcctcaaaattaaaatgattaattaaataGATTAGCATATTTGTCTGGTAGAATGAGAatcacaaaatatttaaaaatttattaattaaataaattagcaTATTGTGATCTTTAAGTAGttcacaaaatataataaattaatgtggGGAAATTAAATAACCAACAACAACTAGGTCACGTCcttctaaaaacaaaacaagtagGTCACGTTTGGTCACAATTAGACCGAGCCACGGTCGGCATGTTTTATTCTTTATGATATTTGACCGACGGTCTATCATGCAAAGCCTTCTCTTTGTCTATGAATGATTTTTCTCATTTGCTTTTCTCTTTCCCATGTCATACTTTTCACCATTATGTGTAAAGATTTGGACAAAAAAGTGCTTAGTGGGTGTTTAGAATGGTATAGCTAGTTTTACTTCTAACTCTCTCCTAATCCTTCTCATCCCATTCCCATGGGTCCGTTTAACAAATACAAGTCATCATATTGTTAAATTCTATAATTTGTAACTTAAACCAGTACTTTTGTTCCTCGTTAACAAAGTTAATAGACACAATATTAGGTGAGGTGTTGTTTGGTTCATGTTGGGTATGTATTCATTTTCTGTACTCATTTTCCCTTTTCTCAAATCTTGTactcattttctattttcaaatcattttatGTTTGACACAAATTTTcttatctactttttttttcacttttcaatcATAAATTCAACACAAACTttgagtttagtttttttttttttttacaaaaatgccactgtattcatttttaatgaatatgAAAACGGCAAAAAGgtgtattcattttttatattcaaactcacttttttggatattgaaaatgaaaactgagtgcaaataacaaaattaaaccaGTTTTTTAGTGGTGAATCccattgaaaattgaaaatgaaaataaaatacaccGTTTTTTTTCCAACATGCTTTCTACTTTATCTAAAAAGTCTGAAGAGAGTAGCTTTAGAAAAACTacattcttttatttgaaacttgaaagaaaatatattaaaatggtGTTCCTCTAAAAATCTAGATTTTCCTAGGAGGATTAACATTATGGGGCAAATAGAGGATGCCAATAAGTTACATCACTTATTTGAAGGCACCTTAGTCCAATAGTTAATTGTTATTACCATATATATGCAGGGAACATTCTGGCTAGGTTCAATCCAATTATTTGAACTACACAAAATGAAACATAACCcaccccaaaagaaaaagagttgtgCCACACTACCTCATTCCAAATCAAATTTAGTTCCATTATCTTCCTTTAATATCTAgttatcctttttctttatcCTTGTACACTTGTGCTCCCTCTAACAAATTTCTGTGACTGTACCTTCCACTTTATCCTAGTGCTCCAATTGTATCTATCTCTAATTagcatctatattttttttcctctttgtgcTGCATATATACCTCAGTATATACCACCATTATAGTTCCCCTTGATGCTCTTAAGAAACTTGAGAGCTTGAATAATACATTATCACTGCCCAATTGGCCTAACAAGAATAAAATTCTTTAATCTCTTAAGTTGTATATGTATATTCCTTGGTGAATAGTGACttaatctcaaagaaaagaatctCATTTTGATAAAGCAACTTTACATTTGTGACTACAATTATTAAGAATAAGTGGACCTTAGCAAAGCCATGCTATTCCAAAGAATTTGTTCTGGCAGGAAACCGTGCATCAAGGTTAGCCCTATCCCTAACATAAGATTAAGCTCAATTTATTGAGTTTATTAAAATGATGCATAAAGTTTACAAATAAGTTATTATTGTTGTGAACATATATATTGCAGCTCTAATTAGATATAGGAACAATGGCACTCAAAAGTGAGGCTGTTGGATCAGAAATTTGTGCATCTTTAGGATTGGATAAATATGAAAATGGGGTTTCAGGAACTCCCAGAgttcttttaattctttcttcTGTTCTTGAGAGAACCATTTCAAAGAATGAAAAGTTATTGAAGGTGTCAAAGAAGAAGGATGCTGTTACAATCTTCCATGGTATGAAGGCACCAATCTTAAGCATTCAACAGTATGTTGAGCGCATTTTCAAGTACTGCAAATGCAGCCCTTCTTGCTTTGTTGTTGCATACATATACATCGAAAAATTCCTCCAACGCACGGATGCTTATCTTACTGCCCTCAATGTTCATCGGATTCTAATAACAAGCATTATGGCTGCTGCAAAGTTCATGGATGATGAGTAAGTACTCCTATCACATAACCAAATTAGATGCAGCAATGTTTTTATGAACTCCATGCAGCTTCTTCTTTTCTGTCACAACATCCTCTTTTGTAGCATTCATGGTTTGATTTAGTttctttatgtaattggcaGCATATATCAGAATTCATTCATGAATTACTCACTGAAATGCAGGTGTCATGAGAACGCCTACTTTGCCAAAGTGGGTGGCATAAGCACTGCAGAACTGAACAGCTTGGAGTTGAACTTTTTGTTCAATTTGGATTTTAGACTTTTTGTTACCCCTGAGGTCTTTGGGAAATACTGTCTCCAGCTTGAAAAGGAAGGTCTTCGCAACCGAATTAACCTGCTGGACTAATTCCTGGGGATTAAATATAGAGTAGCCTAACATATATGAAACTGTATGTGCACCCAAACTGGCAGGCTCCAGCTACAAAGGCATATGATACTCACAATGCTATgtcttatttctctctccctttttgttcttttggcAATGTAGTTAAATGAAGCATAATTTAAAGCATAGCCTTGGCTTGAGCTAATCCGCCCCTGGTCTCTATGCATGCGGCCAGAAGTGAGCAGGAAATTTGGCTACTGAGGTTTCGCCAAACCAAATcaatgacaaaagaaaaaatagtaataaatgcCTTGGTGCTTGTTTCTGCTTTGGTGTTCTATGtcaatattttgtttgttttgttattttcacGATTAACATCAATTTTGCTCTTTGATGACTATGAAACCCAAAGATCCAATTTGTTGATTCTGAATCGAAGAAAATTGCAATCAATGTGAAGATGTCTCAGATTATGTTGCCCTCAGTGTTTTACCTGAAAAGATGCATCAGTTTCCGAACCTTATATTTGAGTTACGGAAAGAacatggaaaagaaaagaattttgtAAAAGTATGctaaaagaaatctaatttctaaagtaacattttcctttcctttttaaCAAAAACCAGGAGAGTGTATCATGGCAATCACCAGAAACGGGATGCcctttttattctctctctctctctctcccctatTTTTTCCAGATTGGAGTTTTGGTGCGTTAATAATCAATTGGCCAGCAAAAGATTCGTATGAGTTAGATTCAAGCATTGAAAGTAGAGAATTACAAACAACCCTTCATTCAACACACCCCACCATAGGTAAGCATGTTATATTTAACGTCACCAAATATAAGAGTAACCACATTGAAAGGAGCACATTAACGAAAAACTGTAACAGGAAAATGAAATCATTAAACAGGTGGATATACATGGGGGAACAATTTTTGCAAAACTTTTCATATTGCATAATTCCTACACAACTCACTCCATTGTATATTTCAGTATAAAACTTTGAAAAGCCTTCATAAATAAGGGGGGGGAAATACCCCACAAGGAATACGAGAATTGCAGGCAATATATTGCCCATTAAGTATAAACCTACAAggaacagaaaagaaagaaaaattttaggcTGTGATAATTTGGTAGAAATCTGCAACTTCTCTACGAATGGAATTGTATCAAGAAACCCAACAATGTAGAAATTTGGAGAAGACAAATCGTTGCACAACCAACTGTATGCAAATTGAGGAGAGGAAGAGCTAAACTGCAATGACTGATGGAAAACTTTCATCCCTTAACCAGAAGCATTCTTCCTTGCAGCATAGACACGGTAAGCTGCCAGTCCAACAATGGCCACTGCAGCTCCAACTGTCAAAGGCACAAAATGACttagaaagaaacaaataaaaactgaaAGCTTAACGGAGCAATTAAACTCGGGCTTATAGTCACAATAATTAGATGATGCATTAGAAACAAGAGGCAAACATACACAAggataaaacaaatttttaatcaGTAAATCAGCAAGACCATGACATGAAAGATAAAAGCAACTCCATATAAATCCGTCAAGCTTGTATAAGAGatcaaaatatgaaaagacATGAGACAAAATCACCACTTTCAAATTGCAAAGACTGGCATACCAGAAACGAACATAAGCGAACGGTTTATTAGACGGTGGTATTGCTTTCGACTTCTCCCAGCTTCAGTTTCAGGAATGCTCAAATGGGGGTGTTCTGCAGCACTTACAATCCTACGAAATACATTATTGAGATCACCCAACTTTGCGCTGATTGGTATAGGAGCCTCTATTCCCATGTCCTGACTAACCTATAAAAGCAAAAGTAGCATTGAAATTTGTTAAGAATGGTTTAATGCCTAAAAGCTGCTATCAGTTTCAAAATAATCAATACAATTAATGGAATAGTGGTCAAATGAACAATTAAAAAGTCAAATGACAACAATCTTATTCTCATTATCATCACAAGCATCATTGTTACTGTTattgaacataaaaaaataataatagtcactaatttcatatactttttttttataattccatAGTTACAATGGGGATGGGGAATTTGTACCCTGGATGTCACAGACACACTAAGAGATGTCAACCAGTtgaactacaaggctcttggcaatcAATAAGTTCTTATATCTTTGTAGCTATGCAATGGAACATATAGTCATAGACATATCTAAATATTTAGATATAATTGTCAACCAAAGCCACAAAATACCTAAAATGAGGAAATCGTGTCCAAGTATTACAAGTTCaaactagaaaataatataactcaaatatatttataaagtttatttagatagtttttatcTCCGTTGGTACTTTGTTCAAAATGTTAAATTTGAGCCACTTCTTTAAGATTTAAAACTTCAGGCCATTTAGACACTGAGTACCTACGTGCTTTTCAGATAATGAAGCAAACATTCACCACACTTCCTAACTTCTCTAACCAATATTGTCTTTTTCTGCCAAAAAATGTTGTGCATGTAAGTCAAATTGCAAGCTTGCAACCAATATTACTCAAAAATTGATAAAGagctaattttaaaaagtttgcaCTGTATTATCAAGGAGAAGACCTGCAAGAACACAGACTGTAACACTGACAAGCCAACTGTAAACATCAATGTCCAGAGCAAGCAAACAATAAAAACCACTAAATATAATTTGGGGAATATTAAGCTTGCTTAATAGAATCTGCAGGATATTTTAATCTCGCAATAAAGCATATACCCTAGTAGAATCTTGTATGGCCATGGGAAATGAATTCAGGTCATCTTTAGCTGCAACAATGAGGCAAGGCACCTCAAAGCCAGTATCCTCACCATGACCAGCAACTTCTACCAGCAATTCAGTTGCTCTCTTCCATGATACCACATCAGAACTgcacaagtaaaatgcattaaTTCTCAGAAACTCCTATGTATAAATGCAAACTATAAAAATAGTACAGGTcatgaatatatatgtattgaaatACTGTTTAGTGCAAACTTAAGTTCACCTATCAATAAATGGGAATTCCCTatgaaatttagaaaatataaagagCAAATAATAGCTACCCAACATTCTCATCCATAAAATTTAGTAACCCTATACTAAAACCACCATAAGATTAGTAGTAAAATTAATAGACAGCACAAAATTGATATACAAAAGAGTAATATGAATACATGGCCCTAGATTGATATATGAAGTTTGAAAAAGTCAAActaaactagaaaaaaaataactgaaTGTTGGGTGTAAGAAAGTTGAAAAAACTAATTGTAAGATCATGCAGAGAGACAGTGCTATAATTCATTTCAACGCTAAATATGACAATAGTTACAGGCTTTTGTTTACCTGTCATGAACAAATATTGCAATGTCACAAGTAGCCAAGGATTCTTTATCAGATAGCAATTTACTTACTCCATCTTCAGGTATCTCTTTCAACACAAGGGTCTTCTTTATTCCCTGAAGTAAATAACAAACAAATACTCAGGAAAAAGTGTGGGAAATCAACAAAATTAGATACCACAGCAACTCAGAGGGCATTTAGTGATGCATGATGAATAGCACTCACCCCCGGTTGATCAACAACATTCACTGCATAACGCTCTTCAGTGCTTGAATTATAATTATCGGAAACAGGCCTGAAGTTTCGATTCATCAACAACATATGTTATATTACTTGGGGACGAAATTAAATTACTAGGACAATCAGACTTAAAAAGGATGATTCAGAAGACCTTCCAAGAAAAGAATTCAGTAACGCAGACTTCCCAGCCTTGTTAGGCCCAAAAACGAAACACTGGAAAACATTTCTGTCTGTCTGCTGCTTCTTGCGATCCAAACGCCTTCTTCTAGTCACACGGAAAGCAGACAAAGGATCACCAGGATACCCAATGTATATAAGATTCTCCATGCTCCAAGATGGGTCTAAAAGTGTCATGAGGGACCACTGTGACCACAAACATATCTCAAAAAGTTCAGCACAAGTTACCAGAGAATCACTAAAGTTGATAGAAGTTCAAGTGTATGTATAAACATGTTAGCAAAACAGTAAAACTTCACGTATGAAGAGATGGGCAAACTGAGATCTAACAAATTGGTAGATTGATTTAAAAGATTTGCAACATTGCCACCCGAACCTCCacacaaaaatgataaaatggGAGGGGGGCCTACCTCTGACAAAAACCCATCAAGTGATAGACCTCCAAATGCATCTTTCTCTGCTGCATCCAAATATGGGGCTTTCTCCCAAGGACTGGCAaaagaattttatcaaacattGAAAACCCTTAGCGTCTAATCATTATAGTTATTGATAAAGATGCATTGATAGCAAGATTTATGAGGATTGACTTAGTGAACATGAGGCCAAGCAGGATTTCTCTTGGTAGGGGAACATAAGACttgtaaaaaagtaaaataaaccgCATAATAAATTATCTTAAGAAAACCAAACTACCTCTCAGCAGCTGTGGAAAATAATTCCTCAATTTCACGAGGTCGTAGGGCCCCATCCTATTAGGAAGAATATAAACATATTGTCATGATTTTAATAAATTGGAAATCTACTAAGCTACTTGAATAATTGTAGGCTACACAGATTGTACAAATTATACTATAAGCTAATCAACCAAATTGGAAAGACAAGTACTGAATAGAGCACAGAATAAGACGTACTTGATTGTTGTCAAACAATTCAAAGATTCCCTTCAGATACTCGATGGCTTCATTTGTCAGCTCCACACTCTACACAAATGATAATCAACAGTAGCATTTTTTAACAAACATTATGCGCTTCACAAAAACATGCAACAGTTTCAGTTGGAAGGTTTTGAGTGAAAGGGGGGTGGGGCGGTATATGGTTTGTAAATGATTACATAACATATCATATAAAATCATGACTAAGCGGCATGTTATagtcaaaaaattaaacatattaGAAGTGAAATCCATGCACATCCCCGAAGGTGGGAATTTAGGGACCGTAAGTCCTCAATGCCAAGGCCAACCAAATTCAAGAGGCACAATTTATGTGAGGTGGGGCTTATTCTAGTCCCTGATGGCCCCAGATTTGTTATACTTGACAGTTAATTACATTTCAAAGtctaaatgcaaaaacatttgGAGTTTAATCACAAGCTCAGGATATATAACAGAGAATTATGGCCATGTATTGATCATAGAAATCATGATTACCCCCTGATGGAGGAATCACTCTGAAGCAAACTAGAATAGGCATGAGAAAGGTGGGATCCCAGCATACATTTAAAACGAGGGAAATTGAGGTCAAACCAATAGTATGTGTTACAACAAGATTTGAAGCTCAGCCCAagctgaaaccca contains these protein-coding regions:
- the LOC126717056 gene encoding cyclin-P3-1, with the translated sequence MALKSEAVGSEICASLGLDKYENGVSGTPRVLLILSSVLERTISKNEKLLKVSKKKDAVTIFHGMKAPILSIQQYVERIFKYCKCSPSCFVVAYIYIEKFLQRTDAYLTALNVHRILITSIMAAAKFMDDECHENAYFAKVGGISTAELNSLELNFLFNLDFRLFVTPEVFGKYCLQLEKEGLRNRINLLD
- the LOC126717055 gene encoding mitochondrial Rho GTPase 1-like; translation: MARASAGAANPYGRTGVRIVVAGDRGTGKSSLIVTAAAENFPANVPPVLPPTRLPEDFYPDRVPVTIIDTSSRVEDDGKVAEELKRADAVVLTYACDEPSTLDRLSSFWLPKLRKLEVKVPVIVVGCKLDLRDDNQQMSLEQVMSPIMQQFREIETCIECSAFKHIQIPEVFYYAQKAVLHPTGPLFDQETQTLKPRCVRALKRIFILCDHDRDGALSDAELNDFQVKCFNAPLQPSEIIGVKRVVAEKLPEGVNERGLTLTGFLFLHALFIEKGRLETTWTVLRKFGYNNDIKLADELLPSSFKRAPDQSVELTNEAIEYLKGIFELFDNNQDGALRPREIEELFSTAAESPWEKAPYLDAAEKDAFGGLSLDGFLSEWSLMTLLDPSWSMENLIYIGYPGDPLSAFRVTRRRRLDRKKQQTDRNVFQCFVFGPNKAGKSALLNSFLGRPVSDNYNSSTEERYAVNVVDQPGGIKKTLVLKEIPEDGVSKLLSDKESLATCDIAIFVHDSSDVVSWKRATELLVEVAGHGEDTGFEVPCLIVAAKDDLNSFPMAIQDSTRVSQDMGIEAPIPISAKLGDLNNVFRRIVSAAEHPHLSIPETEAGRSRKQYHRLINRSLMFVSVGAAVAIVGLAAYRVYAARKNASG